In Candidatus Abyssobacteria bacterium SURF_5, a single window of DNA contains:
- a CDS encoding HD-GYP domain-containing protein — translation MIEHHAGAPEIIARIAAVARNVGVYPPKHPMVLQSAEDLMKLIRSTPAGSARVTAHMVNSELYFEKEMLPDETIKHSFLVQFLKERGINSISINRDAEPEAIANFFAVLAAEKQKNPDKRELRKNLEEKKISGVEFDNLLAVDLMEKAYDLSETETGEAASQSYQGAVECLKAVEQDVAAESPGIDKEALQKIVSSLLEEFLGDRNARMGIMSMKNYDQLLFHHSVNVAVTALLIARKLPLSAECINAIGVSALLHDIGKLKIPREIAANPGRLTDAEWNIIRRHPIEGAQMLMRYEGLGDLPVLAAFEHHAGYDLSGYPPVKGKSHPHAVARIIGIADAYEAMTASRPYRPAQTLDYAVKVLLHGSGTHFDPLLVKLFLSIIGVFPPGSLVRLQNGAAAVVIEPGQDNPFFPKVRLLDRLSSDSDAPLVDTAENPSEYSVVGVADSDNI, via the coding sequence ATGATCGAACATCATGCGGGCGCACCCGAAATAATAGCGCGAATAGCGGCCGTTGCGCGGAATGTTGGCGTCTATCCGCCAAAACACCCGATGGTGCTGCAATCGGCCGAAGATCTGATGAAACTGATTCGCTCGACCCCGGCGGGCAGCGCTCGTGTCACCGCCCACATGGTGAATTCCGAGCTGTACTTTGAAAAGGAAATGCTTCCCGACGAGACAATCAAGCATTCTTTTCTCGTCCAATTCCTCAAGGAACGCGGCATCAACAGTATTTCCATCAATCGGGATGCCGAGCCGGAAGCCATCGCGAATTTTTTCGCTGTTCTGGCGGCGGAAAAACAGAAGAATCCCGATAAGCGGGAGTTGAGGAAAAACTTGGAGGAAAAGAAGATATCCGGCGTCGAATTCGACAATCTTTTAGCGGTCGACCTGATGGAGAAGGCGTACGACCTGAGCGAGACGGAAACAGGTGAAGCGGCATCCCAATCGTATCAGGGCGCCGTCGAGTGCCTGAAAGCCGTCGAACAGGATGTCGCGGCTGAATCGCCCGGAATAGACAAGGAGGCGCTTCAGAAGATAGTATCCTCCTTATTGGAAGAATTTCTCGGCGACCGCAACGCGCGCATGGGCATCATGAGCATGAAAAACTACGATCAGCTCCTGTTCCATCACTCGGTGAATGTCGCCGTAACCGCGCTTCTGATCGCTCGAAAGCTTCCTCTATCGGCAGAATGTATTAATGCCATAGGCGTGAGCGCGCTGCTGCATGACATAGGAAAACTGAAAATCCCGCGCGAAATCGCCGCGAACCCCGGCCGGCTGACCGATGCCGAGTGGAACATCATCCGGCGTCATCCGATAGAGGGCGCCCAGATGCTGATGCGATACGAGGGTCTGGGTGATCTGCCGGTACTGGCGGCCTTCGAGCATCACGCCGGCTATGACTTGAGCGGCTATCCGCCGGTCAAGGGCAAAAGTCATCCGCATGCGGTTGCGCGAATAATAGGGATCGCCGATGCATATGAGGCGATGACGGCCAGCCGCCCGTATCGGCCGGCACAAACGCTGGACTATGCCGTAAAAGTCCTGCTTCACGGGTCGGGCACACATTTCGATCCTCTGCTCGTCAAGCTGTTTTTGAGTATCATCGGAGTATTTCCACCGGGCAGTCTGGTGCGGTTGCAGAACGGGGCTGCAGCGGTAGTGATCGAACCCGGTCAGGATAATCCGTTCTTCCCAAAGGTCCGATTGCTGGACCGTCTTTCCTCCGATTCGGATGCACCTCTCGTTGATACCGCCGAGAATCCTTCCGAATACTCTGTCGTGGGTGTTGCCGATTCAGACAATATTTGA
- a CDS encoding deacylase: MTISRKLKDYLDSQGISYEVLSHKVAYTAQETAAAQDVTGWKVAKSVVCYCDGKFVLLVLQAPNVVDFKLLKQELGCQETRLAHEQEMEQLFPEVELGAESPFGNLYDLPVYVDKGLAEMGEIIFNAGSHTESIRMRFDDYKKLVNPKIIEISKMAKV; the protein is encoded by the coding sequence ATGACTATCTCTCGAAAGCTTAAAGACTACCTGGATTCACAAGGAATATCGTACGAAGTTTTATCGCATAAAGTCGCGTATACGGCGCAGGAAACCGCGGCTGCACAAGATGTTACGGGTTGGAAGGTTGCGAAGAGCGTTGTTTGCTATTGTGACGGAAAATTCGTGCTCCTTGTGCTGCAAGCGCCAAACGTGGTTGATTTCAAGCTCCTGAAACAGGAACTTGGGTGTCAGGAGACGCGGCTCGCGCACGAGCAGGAGATGGAGCAACTGTTCCCCGAGGTCGAGTTGGGAGCCGAATCGCCGTTCGGTAATCTGTACGATTTGCCGGTCTACGTTGATAAGGGACTGGCAGAAATGGGCGAGATCATATTCAATGCCGGCTCCCACACCGAATCGATTAGAATGCGGTTTGACGACTACAAAAAGTTGGTCAACCCGAAGATCATAGAGATATCGAAGATGGCGAAGGTGTAG